The genomic DNA CTGGTCATTTTTTCCGGATCCTGCAGTTCCGGCTGTCGCACGATATTCTTTGCGCCGGAGACATGGACATCCACCCTTTCGGTAAAATCAAACAACGAATCGGATTTTTCCAGGATCATCTGAATTAACTCATCATCCGAATCCTCCAGATCCCGGAAGCGTTCATCAATGGTTCGCTTTACCTCTTCCAACGTTAATCCGGCCAGCCGTTCATTTAAAAGCTGCGAGATGTCCGGAAGCCGTTCCCGGGGGATGGCATGTGCTACTTCGATAATCACGGTCTTCACGATTCCAGACTTAATGTTGATGACGACTAACAGTTTATCACTGGAGATTTCAACCAATTCGAGCTTTTTCAGGATGCCCTGATAAAACTGTGGAGCCAGAACTATCCCAAGCTCGTCGGACAACTGCCCCAGAACCCGGGAAGTCTTTTTCAGAATTTCTTCCACATCCTGAGCATTCTGATCCACTTCCAGAGTTAACAGACTCCGTTCTTCCTTGGTCAGACCGGAAATTTTCATTAGCCAGTCGACGTAGTACCGGTACCCCTTATCCGTC from Candidatus Neomarinimicrobiota bacterium includes the following:
- the hrcA gene encoding heat-inducible transcriptional repressor HrcA; amino-acid sequence: MVAEILTDRENAVLEAVILDFVQSAKPVGSRNVAKNSVLDVSAATIRNAMADLEDKGYLTHPHTSAGRIPTDKGYRYYVDWLMKISGLTKEERSLLTLEVDQNAQDVEEILKKTSRVLGQLSDELGIVLAPQFYQGILKKLELVEISSDKLLVVINIKSGIVKTVIIEVAHAIPRERLPDISQLLNERLAGLTLEEVKRTIDERFRDLEDSDDELIQMILEKSDSLFDFTERVDVHVSGAKNIVRQPELQDPEKMTSFMELVEQGEQLADLFQGYEDSTEDLFITIGSENKRAVISDYSIVASTYNYSGLTGTIAILGPKRMYYDRIAALVRVTANLISEQSNET